From the Terriglobia bacterium genome, the window GTGGTGAAGTACGTGCAAGGGAATGCCAGCTACCGCGAAGCCTTCCAGAAGGCCTGGGGCACGGACCAGATCACCATCGACATGGTGGCGAAGTCCATCGGTTCGTTCGAACGCACGGTGTTGAGCGGGAATTCCCCGTTTGACCGCTACTACTACAGACACGACAAGAAGGCGCTTTCGAAGTCCGCGCAGCGCGGGCTGAAAGTGTTCCAGGACCCGAAGAAAGGCAACTGCGCCGTGTGCCACACGATCGGCGACAATTACGCGCTGTTCACCGACAACAAGTTCCATAACATCGGCATCGGCGCGGATACCCGGGGCAATTTCACCGATACCGGCCGCGCCGCGATCTCCAAGAATGAGGCGGACACCGGGGCGTTCAAGACGCCGACGCTGCGCAACATCTCGCAGACCGCTCCGTACATGCACGACGGCAGCATGCCCACGCTCAAGGATGTGATCGACCATTACATCGGCGGAGGCAATTCCAATCCACACCTGGACAAGGAAATCCACGTTCTGGATTTTCTGACCGGGCAGGAGCGCGAGGATCTGCAGGAGTTCCTGAAATCGCTGGACGGCAAGCTGCCTCCCGACGTCGGACCGCCGGAAGGGAAGTAAGCCGCATCTGCGGTTGTGGTGAAAATCAGCCGGCCGGTGGGTACCCATTGCAAGGTGCGCACCGGCCGGTTTCTTGTTGACGCCAAGACCGGACGCAACTTCGCCTCCTCACCGCTGGCCTGTGTTTCCGGGGAGATCTTTTCCGGCGCGCCGGAATCAACTATCGCTCCGCTCGGGAGGACAACCGCCAACGCGATTTCCGGCACCTTGCTAAAACCTTGCCGGTAGGGCGGGGCGGCGGGGGCCGAGGCTCGGCATGTCAGCGAGTTTTTCGACCGGCAGGGCCACGCGCACGGCGTTGAGCACGGCGACGAGATCGATGACCTCCTGGGCTACCGCCCCTTCGAGAGCGGGCAGGTAGCCGAAAGCGGCCAGGGCCATTCCAATCATGCTCAAAAGCATGCCACCGACGGCGCTCTGCAGGGCGATGGAGCGCATGCGGCTGCTGATGTGAAAGAGCTCGTCCACTTTTTCCAGCGAAGTGGTCAGGATGACGGCGTCGGCGGCTTCCGAGGTGATGTCGCTGTTGGGACCGAAGGCGATGCCCACGGTGGCGGCCATCAGCGCCGGGGCGTCGTTGATGCCGTCGCCCACAACCATGGTCTGCGCGCGGCGCATCTCCTCCACCACGATGGCCACCTTCTGCTCCGGGCTCTGGCTGGCGTAGACGTCGGTGATGCCCACTTCGTCGGCGAGGTATTGCACCTCGGATTTGCGGTCGCCGGAGACCAGCAGGACGCGGTCGATTTTGTGCCGGGGCTTGAGGTGGTCCACGAAGGAGCGGCTCTCCTTGCGCGGCGCGTCGTGGAAGCGGAACGTGGCGGCGTAGACGCCGTCCACGAAGACCAGGCATTCGAGACCGGAGACGACCGGGGGCAGATGCAGAGCCTCCGCGGCAACTTTGTCGCGGCCGGTAATCTTGACGAATTTGCCCGCGACTTGTCCGGCGAGGCCCTGGCCGGGCTTTTCGGTCATCTCGCTGACCGCATACATCGGCAGGGAAGCGCCCAGGGCGGCATCGCGCACGGCGCCGGCCAGGGGATGACGGGAGTACTGCTCGAGGCTGGCGGCAAGCTGCAGCACTTCGTCGCGGCGGAAGCCCGCGGGGCCGAGGATTTCGGTGAGGGCGGGCTTGCCGTAGGTGAGCGTGCCGGTTTTGTCGAGGACCAGGGAGCGGCAGTTGCTGATCTGCTCGAGGACCGCGGGATTTTTGATGATGATGCTGTGGCGGGCGCAGAGCGAGATGGCGCCGATGATGGCCACGGGAATGGCCAGGAGCAGCGGGCAGGGCGTGGCGATGACCACGACCGCCAGGAAGCGCATGGGATCATGGGTCACGAGCCAGGTGAGGACGGCAACGCCGACGGCCAGCGGCGTGTACCAGGCGCCGAGGCGGTCGCCCAGGCGCCGCAGATGCGGGCGGCGCTCTTCCGTGGCACGCATCACTTCCATGATCTTGGCGTAGCGGGAGTCCACGGCCAGCTTTTCGGCGGCGATAGTCAGCGCCGTCTCCCCGTTGATGCTGCCGGAGAGGACCTTGGAGCCGGGGGTTTTGGAAAGCTCGTAGGGCTCGCCGGTCAGGTAGGACTCGTCCATGATGCCGTGGCCTTCGACGACCACGCCGTCCACCGGGCAGAGCTCGTGGGGGAAGACGATCAGGGTGTCGCCGATGGCGATCTCTTCGAGGGGCACGTCGGCGATGCCCACTTCGCGCTTGCGGTGCGCCACCTGGGGCATGCGTTTGGCCAGGGCTTCCAGAACCGAGGAGGCGCGGCGTGTGGCGTACTCCTCGAGCGCTGTGCCGCCGGAGAGCATGAGCACGATGATGCAGCCCACTAGGTATTGCCCCAGCAAGATGGAGCTGAGGATGGAGATGCCGGCGAGGAGATCGGAGCCGAATTCGCGAGCCAGCAGATTGCGCCCGAGGGCGATGACCAACGGCACGCCCCCCAGCAGCAGAACAGCGTAGAGAGGAAGGAGCGAGGTGGAAGGGCTGGCGCCCGCGGCATAGCGCAGCAGGAAGTGCGCGAGCATGCCGGCGGCGGTCAGCGCGGCGATGTAGGTTTCCCGGGAATGCGAGAGGCGCCAGGCGCGCGGCGCGGGGAGCGGGGAAGGTTTCTTCGGCGCAGGTGCGCCGCGCGCCGGGGAGACATCCCCGGCGGCGGAACTGCCGGATGTGGTGTCCATCGGCAAGGTCACCTCGCGGGCCGTTTGTGCGCCGGATGGTGCAGGTAGCGGCGTAAGACCGGGGATATGGCAGGGGTCCCGGCGAACGCCAGGGGTCACGGCTACCTAGAGGAAGTGTAGGGGAAAAGAGCGGCGGAAAGAAGGGGTAGGGTCCGGCAGCGCCAGGGGACACCTGCGCAGAAAAACAAGACGTCCCGGCTCAGCGGGACGTCTTGTTTTTCTGAATTGTTTGCGGAAGCCTAGAACTTGTTCCAGAGGAACTGATTGTAGACCTCGTGGTGATATTGCACCTCGGGCGCCTTGACGAAGGTGCCCAGCATACGGGGGCAGCGGTCGGCGGAGGCCTCCTTGAGGTCGGCGTAGCGGCCCTTGACGTCTGCGCCGAGCAGCTTGGTGGTCCAGGCGGCTTCCTTGAAATTGGCGAGGGCGGTGTAGACGTTGTCGGGCAGGTAGCGTTCAGCTTGGCGCAGGTTCTTAATCTTGGCGGTCTCGCCCTCCAGGCCGGCCTTGAAGATCGAGTACATGACCAGGTAGGGATTGGCGTCCGGCCCGACCGAGCGAACTTCCACGCGCATGCTCTTTTCGTTGCCGATGGGGATGCGGATCATGGAGCCGCGATCCACGGGCGAAGCCTTGATCTGGTTCGGGGCTTCGAAGTGCGGGTCGAGACGGCGGTAGGCGTTGACGCTGGCGTTGAGCAGCAGGCAGATATCGTTGGCGTGGGTCAGGATGCGATCCACGAACGACCAGCCGAGCTTGCTGAGGTTCTCTTCGCCCTTGGGATCCCAGAAGAGATTCTTGCCGCCCTTGCTGACGGAGACGTTGGTGTGCATGCCGTTGCCGTTGACGCCGACCACCGGCTTGGGCAGGAAGCTGGCCGTGAATCCCATCTTGTTCGCCACCTGGCGGCAGATCAGCTTGTAGAGCTGGATCTGATCGGCCGCGGCCACCACTTCGCCGTAGCTGTAATTGATTTCGAACTGGGAAGGCGCGACTTCCGGGTGGTCCTTCTCGTTCTGGAAGCCCATGGCGCGCTGCACTTCGGCGGCGGTGTCGATGAAGGTGCGCAGGGGGTCGCCGGGCAGGGAATGGTAATAACCGCCGGTGTTGACGTAGTCGAACCTGCCGGTTTCGTGGTAGCGGCGCTCCGCGTCGGAGCCATTGAAGAGGAAGCCTTCAATTTCGTTGGCCGCGTTCAGCGTGTAGCCTTCCTTCTTGTGCTGCTCCTCGGCAAACCCCTTCAGGGCGCCGCGGATATCGGCGGTGTAGGGCGAGCCGTCCTTGTCGATGACTTCGCCGAAAACCAGCACCTTGCCGGAACCGAAGAAATCGGCGGGAGCCCAGTAGAAGGCGCCCCAGTCCATGGCCAGGCGCAGGTCGCTTTCGCGCTGTGCGGTGAAGCCGCGGATGGAAGAGCCGTCAAAGGTGAGGTTGTCCCAGCTCTTGACGAGGAACTTCTTGTCGTAGTCCAGCATGTGCAAGCGGCCTTCGAGGTCGCTGAAGAGCACGGTGACGGCCTTGATGCGCTTCTCGTCGGTCAGATACTTGAGGCGGTCCTCCTGGACCTTGTGGGCGGCAACGCGGTTTTTGCGCTGCTCTTTGGCCTTCAGGTTCAGTTCTTCCAGCTCTTCATAGGAAAGGGCCAGGAAATTACGCAGTTCGTTCGACATGAATCTCCTCGTGTTGGAGTGATCGGCAATTCAGCGGCGAATTCAGGGGCCAAAGCGAAATCATGCAGGGGGTAGGGTATCGCCGCTGCGGCGGAGCGTCAAATCGAAAAAACTGATGGCTGCGATAACGGGGCCGCGCGGTGGAGCGGGCGAGTGGTTGTGTATTTTCCGGCGAAGTATGGGAATATCCCTCGCCGGGTGACCGGGCGGGGGCTGCGGGCAAAAGCTTGCGGGAGACGTGGCGCGGGTGTTCGCAGAAAAAGTTGCTGTCATGCAACGACAGGAGGAAACGTGAAGATCTGGTATTTCTACGCCATGCTGACGGTGTTGTTGTGGGGGATCTGGGGAGTTTTCAGCAAGCTGGCTGCCGTGCATTCCAAGCCGCGGCAGATGCTGCTGTTTCAGTCGGTGGGAGTGTTGGCGTTCGCCTTCGTGGTGCTGCTGATCGAAAAATTCAAGATCGAACCGTCGCTGCCGGGATTCAGCTGGTCGTTCGCCGGGGGATTCTTCACCTTCGTGGGCTTTCTGACATTTTTCGCGGCACTGGAGCAGGGCAAAGCCTCCACGGTAGTCACGCTTTCGGCGCTGTACCCGGTGATCACTATCCTGCTGAGCATCCTGTTTCTACACGAGAAGCTGACGCCGCGCCAGGCAGCGGGGATCGCCTTTGCCTTGATCGCGAGCGTGCTCCTGGCGGAGTGACGCGGCGCGCTCTCCGCGCGTTACGACGCCGGTGTCTCGATCGTCTGGATCTCGATTTCTACGGCGAAACGGCGCTGGCGCAGCGCGGTGAAGAAGGGATCGACCTCGAAATATTCTTCGGGCGCCCAGACGCCCGGAAGCAATGGCCGGGCCAGAATCTGCTGCACCCCGACGGACATGCACATGGAGGTGCCGGCGTCGGCGTAGTCGTCGTAGAAAGGATCCGGGCGGCCAATCACACGGCAGGTGACGCGGCAGGGCCAGCCTCCGCGGGTGCCGTGTCCGACAGCGAAGTGCATCTCGTGGCTTTCCTGCGCGGGGATGCGGGCGCGGTTGCGCGCGATGTTGCGATCAATCACCGCTTGCAGCACGTCCAGCGGGCGCACCGCAACTCCCTTCACAGTGACGGCTTCCTCGAAGGCCCCGAAGCCGGCCTTTACCAAACCAACCCAGGCTTCATGCTCGCGTTCCGGAAGCGAGAGTTTCCAGGTGAACTCGCGAATGCCTTTTTCTGCGATGCCCTGGGCAAAAGGCACGGTAAGCGGCTCGGAATGCTGCGAGTGCAGGAAAGTGGTGCGTCCCCAGGGAGCGGGAAGCTCCATCGTTTCCAGGCCGCTCTGCGGAGGAACCTCGCGCAGCTTCCCGTCGAGAAACTGCTGGCTGGGATTGGCGTATTCGGCGAGCACCGTGGAAAGGCTGTAGGGCGGCACGAGGACCGGATTTTCCGGGCCGATGCGCGTGGCGGCCCAATACAGATTGATGCGCTCGATGCGATCCAGGCGGTCGGCCACGGCGCGGCAGAGGACATTGGACAGGCCGGGATCGGAGCCCAGGCCGAGCACCGCGGTGACGCCCGCTTCCTGCCAGCGCTTCTGCTGCGCCTTTTGCTGCACGGTGTAGACGCCCATGCCGCCATAGTCGGCGTAGGTGCGCCGCGCTTCGAGGCAGGCCTCGAAGAGGGGCATCTGAAAGCCGGCGAAAGTAGGAACGCCATTGATGCACAGATCGCAGCCGGCGAGCAGAGCGCGGAGCGCGGCGCGATCGGTGACGTCGAGCAGGCGCGTCTCCAGGCGCGGATCGGGGAGCGCCTGTTGCAGAACAGCGAGACGCTCGCGGCTGGAATCCGCGGCGATGACCCGGGTCACGCCCGGCGACAAGGGCGAGAGAAGATCGCGGGCGGTTCCCGCGGCCATCAGGCCGGCGCCGCCGATCAGTAGAATGCGCATGTCAGTCCGCTTCTCCTTGTCCGGAATTCCCGGGACGTCCTACCGGATCATATAGATTTTGCGCACCGTTCGGTGCACTTCGCAACGGCCGGCCCAGCCCTGCGGGAAGAAGGCCAGCGTATCGGGCTGGATCTCGATCCGCTCGCCGCCATCGTGGGTGTAGGTGCAGGAGCCTTCGAGGAAGTGGCAGAACTCGTCGTGGATCACTTCGCAGCGCCACACGCCCGAGGTGCAGGTCCAGATGCCGCTTTCGGCGCGGCCATTAGCCTCGCGGCTCAGCAGGATGCCGGCGGTGTGCGAAGTCCCGTCTAGTATCGTGGGGATCGCTCCCCAGTCCTTGAGAGGACTTGCGGTCATTGCGTCGCGCAGCAGCGGCGTGCGCTCGGCTGGCCCTCCTGCGCACATCATGAAGGTTGCATCCAGGAGTTCGGCGATCTCCGCATGGCCGCTCCAGCCTTGCTTGAAGTGCACGACCGTGCCGGGAGCGATCTCCAGCGTCTCGCCCTGTCCGCTATGGAAGACGGCTCGGCCACAGGTGAAGTGGCAGAGCGTATCCGCGGACACGGCAAAGGGTGCTGCTCCTGGGGACCAGCGGCGGATGCCCACTTCCACCGCGCCGTCCGGGCTCCTGTGCAGCACAAGGCCAACGATCTTTGCGTGGGCGTCGCGGAGGAGAAAGCGCTCGTCCTGACCCGCGACGTGCTGCTCCCATTGCGCGGCGGGATGAAGATGCGGAGCCGAGGAAGTTCGATCGAGAGTCATACGTACGCCGGGATTGCAGCCTTTCCGTGAATCACATTCACCGAACGAATTCGTTTGGCTGCCGCTGAACGGGCGGCTCATGCGCGGTGCTGCCGCAAGAGCTTATTGAGCAGCATTGCGGCCTTGCCTGGGCCGGGCTGGCGGTGCATCTGCGCAGAAGTGGCCGCGAGCCGCTGCTGCATTGCCGGATCGGTCAGAAGGACGTGTAGATTGCGGGCGAGCTCTTCGGGCGCCCAGTGGTTGCGGTGCATCTTGATGCCGTGCCCGGTTTCGTGGACGCGCGTGGCGTTGTCGTGGCCGTCCCACACGTAGGGCATGATGAGGGAGGGCTTGCCGAAGTACAGGCATTCGGTGAAGGTGTTGTTGCCGCCGTGATGAATCACGGCATCCACCTGCGGGATTAACGATGGCTGCGGGAACCATCTGTCGAGGATGACGTTCGCCGGGACCGCTGTGTAGGCGTCGAGATAGCCGCCGGCGTTGACCAGCGCGCGCACCGGGAGATGGCCCAGCGCGGCGATCAGGCGCTGCAGTGTTTTGGTGTCGCCGCAGCCCAGCGAGCCGAAGCTGACGTAGACGACCGGCTTGTCCTGGTTGGCCGGGAAAACCGGGAGCGTGTAGGGCTGCTCCTGGCGGACGCAACCCTCCAGGTACTGGAAGCGCCCAGGGTCGAGGGGGTGGCGGCGCGTGAATTTGACCGCTTCGGGATAGAGGAGCAGGTTCAAATAGGGCGAGGTTTCGAAGAACTGGCCGAGGGGATAGGCAGCCTCGCCATGCGCGGCGAGAAATTGATTGAAGCGCGCGTGGATCGGCTGGATGACTTCGTTGAAGTGCGCTTCGTAGCGCCGGAAACAATCGCGGTCCTTCTCCCCGCAGCCGGAGAGGTGCGGGGGAATCTCCGGGTCGGGGATTTCGTTTTCGCTGCAGGAGATGATGCGCACCCAGGGCTTGCCGTACTGCTTGATGGCGGGAAAGAGGATGACGTTGTCCACGCAGATCAGGTCCGGGCGCACCTGTTCGAGCACCTGGGGGAGACCCTTCTGCGCCCAGACGGCCGTCTCCACGATGGCGTCCCAGCAGTCGCGCACGTAGTTGTCAATCTGCTCGTAGGGCGACTTGTCGAAGTTCTGGATATGGCCGTTGATAAAGTTCTGCCAGTACTGGGCAGCCTCGTCCGCCGCCATCGGCTGGGCCATGTTGACGATGAATTCCCGGAAGCCGTAACCCGCGTAAACTCCGGCCATGTCCGGGGCGGTCAGAAAGACGGCCTGGTGGCCGAGGGCTTCACAGGCCTGTGCAATGCCCACGGAATTCAGAGCGGGGCCGTAGGCCGCCTCGGGAAAGAAGGCGATGACTTTTTGTTGTCCCATGTGACGCGCAGCTCCCCCGGACAGTGTCTCGATCCATTCCCGCGCCCAACCGCGCCTTGCGGCCTTAGAGTCTATCCAATAAGCGGCGCCGTTCTCCACGGAATACTCTGCCGCGCCATAGGCTGGCTCACGCCTGGCGAAGCGAAGATCCTCAGCCGCGGGGAGTAACTTTTTGGTGCAAAGCCTGGTTTGTCCTGCAGCATCAGGAAGCCTCCGTCCGCTAGCATGTCAGATGTCGGGGGCTCCCTATGGCAAGACGGCATAATTGTCCGAGATGCGGAAGCGCTAAGGTGCATCGCTCGAAGAGGAAAGCTCTCTTCGAGAAGCTCATTCTGCACCGGCTCAACATCCACGCGTATCGGTGTCATTCCTGCAGCTATCGGTATTACGGTTTTAAAGCACAGAAACAGACCGCCACACAAGAGTTGACCGCTTCGCGGTCACCCGAAACGCTGTTCAGCCCTTCGGGATCCACTGAACTTCGCAGAGTGTGAATGATAAGAGGACGCTGGTGGGCCTGGGGAGAGTCGAACTCCCGACAAACGGTTTAGGAAACCGCTGCTCTATCCATCTGAGCTACAGGCCCGTATCGCCCAACATTTTTAGTTTACACCAGTTACAAGGGCAGTCGTTCCTTGCCATTTATCTGAACTCCAGGCTCGTGCTTCTTAATTGAAGAGTTTCTATTCCGGCAAGGCGACACCCAGTTTCGTTCCCGCCAAGCGTGTGCTTGCGATTTGCAAACGCCTGATATACTTTGCGGACCGTGGACAAGCAGAACTTTATCGGGCGTACGGTTTCGCACTACCGCATCGTTGAGAAGTTAGGCGGCGGCGGGATGGGCGTGGTGTACCGCGCCGAAGACGACCGTCTGGGCCGCTCCGTGGCGCTGAAATTCCTGCCCCCGGATCTGATCCGCGACCGCCAGGCTCTGGAGCGCTTCCAGCGCGAAGCCCGCGCGGCCTCGGCCCTGAATCACCCCAATATCTGCACCATCTATGACATTGACGATTACGAAGGGCAGCCGTTCCTGGTGATGGAAGTGCTCGAGGGGCAGACGCTGCGCGAGCGCATCGACGGGAAGCCGCTGCGGACGCCGCTGCTGGTGGACCTGGCCATTCAGGTAACGGATGCGCTGCAGGCCGCGCACGCCAAGGGCATCGTGCACCGGGACATCAAGCCCGCCAATCTTTTCGTGACGCAGCGCGGGCAGGCGAAGATCCTGGATTTCGGGCTGGCCAAGGTCGGCCCGCGCGAGCGCGTGCCCGGAGGGGTGACCGCATCGGACCTGCCGACCATGGGGCCCGGGGAGGATCTGCTCACCAGCCCCGGGCTGGCTGTGGGCACGGTGGCCTACATGTCGCCCGAGCAGGCGCTCGGCGAGGAACTCGACGAGCGCTCCGATCTTTTCTCTCTCGGCGTCGTGCTCTACGAGATGGCCACCGGCCGCAACGCCTTTTCCGGCAGCACCTCCGCGGCCATGTTCGATTCGATTCTGCACAAGGCGCCGGTTGCCCCGGTGCGCCTGAATCCCGATCTGCCGGCGGAGCTCGAGCGCATCATCAATAAATCGCTGGAGAAGGACCGCAAACTGCGCTACCAGACGGCCTCCGACCTGGAATCCGATCTGCAGCGTCTGAAGCGCGACAGCGACTCTTCGCGCACTGCGGCGGTGGCTTCCGCGGCTGCGGTGGACTCTTCTCCTGCGCGCCGCGGGCCGCTGGCTGCAGGTGCGTTCGCCGCCGTACTCTTGGCCGTGATCGGCTTCAGCGGCTACAAGGCCGGCTGGTTCGAAGGCAAGCGCCCCTTTACCCAGGCCGAGCTGAACCCTGCGCAGATCACCACCAACTCCGCGGAAGATCCAGTCTTCACCGCCGCGCTTTCTCCGGACGGCAAGTACCTGGCCTTTGCCGATCTCGAAGGGCTGCACCTGCGGCTGCTGGGCAGCGGCGACACCCAGTCCCTGCCCATCCCCGACGAATTCTGTTTCCGGTGAGCGCGCTTTGATTGGTTCCAGGATGGAACCAGACTGCTGGTAAGCGGGCCGGTCGGTGCGGAAGATCATGTAGGAATTTACGTCATCAATGTGATCGGCGGCACAATCCGCAAGCTGCGCGACGATGCCCGGGGTGCGGCGGTCTCCCCCGATGGTTCGCGCATTCTGTTCCTGGCCAAACATCCGACGGAAGTCATGGTTATGCACGCGGACGGAGAAGGGGCGCATACGATTGTGCCGGGAGTGAAAGGCGACGGGATCATGTTGCCGAGCTGGTCTCCCGACGGGCAGCGGATTCTATTCACGAGGATCCACCAAACGGGGCAGGATCCGGAGTTCACTCTGGAGGGCCGGGATGCCAACGGCGGCAATCCGGTTGTGGTCCTCGCCAATTCCGATGTGCGGGATTTCTGTTGGCTGCCCGGCAACCGTCTGGTCTATTCGGCGCAGGAGGCTTCTCCGCATCGCGACGATATGAACCTCTGGGAACTGCGCCTGGATCCGAAGACCGGTGCGCCGCGCAGCAAACCCCGGAAGTTGACGGACTGGTCTGGATTCATCTTCTGGAAGCTGAGCGCAACCTCCGACGGCAAACGTCTGGCCTTCGTGAATGATCGCGACCAGAGCGATGTGTATGTCGGAGAACTCGAGAAGAACGGGACGCAGATGAAAACGCCCGTGCGGCTGACCTTGAGCGAGAAGAACGACTGGCCCGGCGGCTGGACGTCCGACGGCAAGACCATGCTTTTCTACTCCAACCGCAACGGCAATTTCGATCTCTACAGGCAGAAGGTGACCGATCGCTCCGCCGAGGCCATGGGCACTGCTCCCGAAGAGAAACGAATGCCGCAGATGAGTCCCGATGGGGCGTGGATCGTCTATCTTTCCTGGCCGCGAATGCCCAATGAGGCCCAGCCGTCTTCCGGACATCTGATGCGCATGCCCGTGGCGGGCGGCCCGCCGGAGCCGCTCTTTGAAGTGCAGGGTTATGCGAGCTGGGGCTGGCCGGGAGATATCCAGCGCAACATCGGCGACGTTCCCGGTTTCCGCTGCCCGTCTTCGCGCCAAGGATCCTGCGTTCTGGTGGAAGGAGACGCAGAGAAGAAGCATCTGGTATTCACTCCTTTCGATCCGGCGCAGGGAAAGAAGGGCCAGCCCACGCGAGTGGAATTTCCCGATGAGCCGGCCTGGACGCTCTCCCCGGATGGCTCGCGCATCGCAGTCACTTGGTTCGACACGCAGGCGGCCACGATCCGCATCGTGCCGCTCGGCGGCGGGGCCGCGCGCGACCTCTCTCTGAAGGGCGTGACGGAACTTATCGGTCTGGCGTGGGCTGCGGACGGCAACAGCCTGTTCGCGGTCCGCAATTCTTCGAAGGGCGCTTTGCTCCTGCATGTGAACCTGAACGGGGAATCGCAGGTCCTCTACCGTGCCGCCTGGGATGTCGGCCTGCCGGCCGCCTCGCCCGACGGCCGCTTCCTGGCCTATGGCGCCGTTAATTCCAACAGCAACGTCTGGACGATCCCGAACCTCCCCGAACCGTAGGGCGTGGTCTCGTGCGATCGGATCTCCGGCTGTCCGCCGTCTTCGCGCTTACCGCTCGTGCTTGCAAAGTACTGATCTTCTTTTGTCCCGCTGACCACGCGCTTTTTCTTGTGCCAGCCGCGGGCCAGCCGGATTGGCTCTCGCACGGGAACGCCTGTGCAGGTATACTCCCGCGCTATGGAGCACGAAAAGCAGCCCGCAGCGCTGGATCCGTCTTACGAAAGCCGCGTGCGGGAGAGCTTTGCGCGGCAAGGGTTCATGCAGCATCTCGGTGCGCGGATCACCGAACTGCGCCCGGGACACTGCGAGATCCGCGCGCAGCACCGGCCGGAACTTACGCAGCAGCATGCCTACTTCCATGCCGGTGTCTCCGGGGCGATTGCCGACAGCGCCTGCGGCTATGCCGCGTACACGCTGATGCCCGAGGATTCCTCGGTGCTGACGGTCGAGTACAAGATGAATCTGCTGGCGCCGGCCGATGGGGAAGAGCTGCTGGCGCGGGCGCGCGTGCTGCGCTCCGGGAAGACGCTGAAGATCTGCGCGGCGGATGTTTACGTGCGCAAAGCGGGCCGCGAGACGCATTGCGCCACGTTACTCTCGACCATCATGTGCCTGCCGGGAAAGCCGGACCGGCCCGCCTGATTCCCCGCTGGCCGCTTGCGCAGCTCAGTGCGGCGTCCAACTGGGGTGGCTGGTGAAAAGCCCGCCCACGAAGCCGATCTGGTAGGAAAGAAACAATCCAAAAGCGATGCTCACCACGCCGGAGGTCACGCTCAGGCCGCGCTGCATCCAGGCAAAGCGCCGGCCCACGAGCGTCATGGGCAGGGCCAGGGCCATGGTGATGAGCATCATCCCCGCGATCGTGCCGCCGCCGAAGACCAGCAGATACAGCACGCCCGCCCGGGCATTGTGAATCGCGCCCAGCACCAGCAGGGCCACCGCCGCCGACCCCGCCAGACCGTGCACAATTCCGACCAGCAGCGGCCGCAGCGCCTGGTAGATTCCGAGACGGCCGAAAACGCGCCGGAGCCACGCCGGCGGCTCCAGGCTTTCGCCATGATGCGCCGTTTGCGGCGCGTGCGTGTGCGCGTGGAA encodes:
- a CDS encoding high-affinity nickel-transport family protein, which codes for MDSLFAIVTIGFFLGMRHATDPDHVVAVSTIVSRQRSVAQAALIGVLWGLGHTLTILAVGAGILLFHLTIPARAGLAMEFSVGLMLIVLGLLNLSGALQWISEKFAPTHPPHAGKHVHVHSHEGHLHFHAHTHAPQTAHHGESLEPPAWLRRVFGRLGIYQALRPLLVGIVHGLAGSAAVALLVLGAIHNARAGVLYLLVFGGGTIAGMMLITMALALPMTLVGRRFAWMQRGLSVTSGVVSIAFGLFLSYQIGFVGGLFTSHPSWTPH
- a CDS encoding PaaI family thioesterase; translated protein: MEHEKQPAALDPSYESRVRESFARQGFMQHLGARITELRPGHCEIRAQHRPELTQQHAYFHAGVSGAIADSACGYAAYTLMPEDSSVLTVEYKMNLLAPADGEELLARARVLRSGKTLKICAADVYVRKAGRETHCATLLSTIMCLPGKPDRPA
- a CDS encoding serine/threonine protein kinase; translated protein: MGVVYRAEDDRLGRSVALKFLPPDLIRDRQALERFQREARAASALNHPNICTIYDIDDYEGQPFLVMEVLEGQTLRERIDGKPLRTPLLVDLAIQVTDALQAAHAKGIVHRDIKPANLFVTQRGQAKILDFGLAKVGPRERVPGGVTASDLPTMGPGEDLLTSPGLAVGTVAYMSPEQALGEELDERSDLFSLGVVLYEMATGRNAFSGSTSAAMFDSILHKAPVAPVRLNPDLPAELERIINKSLEKDRKLRYQTASDLESDLQRLKRDSDSSRTAAVASAAAVDSSPARRGPLAAGAFAAVLLAVIGFSGYKAGWFEGKRPFTQAELNPAQITTNSAEDPVFTAALSPDGKYLAFADLEGLHLRLLGSGDTQSLPIPDEFCFR